One Aneurinibacillus migulanus genomic region harbors:
- a CDS encoding MarR family winged helix-turn-helix transcriptional regulator, which translates to MLEDCVVFLIGKAHQRVYQISKAGLQRHGVTPVQYALLHLLWEKDGQPGAELGERLRLDSATITGLLDRLTHSELVERRPDSRDRRMNRIYITEKGRTLEKKLKKEMEDINRMILADFTQEEANVLKDMLSRLGLQ; encoded by the coding sequence GTGCTTGAAGATTGTGTTGTATTCTTAATCGGCAAAGCTCATCAGCGTGTCTATCAGATAAGTAAGGCTGGGTTGCAACGACACGGTGTGACTCCGGTACAGTATGCTCTGCTGCATCTATTATGGGAGAAGGACGGACAGCCCGGGGCGGAGCTAGGCGAGCGGCTACGGTTGGATTCAGCGACAATAACCGGCCTATTGGACCGACTTACTCATAGCGAATTAGTAGAAAGGCGTCCGGATTCGAGAGATCGACGGATGAACCGTATCTATATTACTGAAAAGGGGCGCACGCTAGAGAAAAAGCTTAAAAAAGAGATGGAAGACATTAACCGTATGATTTTAGCCGATTTTACGCAAGAAGAAGCTAACGTGTTGAAAGATATGCTAAGCCGCCTCGGCTTGCAATAA
- a CDS encoding sensor histidine kinase, translating to MLRVVKDWFGVSKSIFRKLLLSYMVTVLLGLGALGLSMSVLAKNYIYDGTKEELLRKAKKVNLAIQNYPVQADQTAAMLAFLDQTFDTRIWVFNRQGQIISTSTQDEVFIGKSVARSIVEQVMQGKDVVQDLKFEGLTKPMMSVVVPWGQKDEVFGGIVLHAPVEGIEETVGNMREMIVWATLFGILLCTAMVSYLSWTISRPLKRIDDVALQIERGNYKQRVIVETEDEIGDLARTINRMASTLDHIETERTDFEKTRQDFFANVSHELRTPLTAMQGFLEALQDGLVVDEMSRQKYYDVMYKETMHMSRLVNDLLELVRLEKHEVNLVKRPIDMDSFLRRIVFMFKEEAAKRNLELHLDVVVPLPAIIADPHRIEQIFINLVNNALKFTEQGSVTLRAWEKSGGIEVCVEDTGVGISEHDVELIWERFFKADRVRSRKEMGTGLGLAIVKELVTLHHGTIAVDSRVGEGTKFTVWLPGETEQE from the coding sequence CTCCGCGTAGTGAAAGACTGGTTTGGAGTTAGTAAAAGTATTTTCCGCAAGCTTTTGCTTAGTTACATGGTAACGGTGTTGCTTGGGCTTGGGGCACTTGGCCTCTCCATGTCTGTGCTGGCCAAGAACTATATATATGATGGTACGAAGGAAGAATTGCTACGCAAAGCGAAAAAAGTAAATCTGGCTATTCAGAATTACCCTGTACAGGCAGATCAGACAGCGGCGATGTTGGCATTTCTTGACCAGACGTTCGACACCCGCATCTGGGTGTTCAATCGACAGGGGCAGATTATTTCCACTTCGACGCAGGATGAAGTATTTATCGGCAAGTCTGTAGCGCGCTCTATCGTAGAGCAGGTTATGCAGGGCAAGGACGTTGTGCAGGATTTGAAGTTCGAGGGTCTGACCAAGCCGATGATGTCAGTAGTCGTGCCGTGGGGGCAAAAAGATGAAGTGTTCGGCGGTATTGTATTACATGCACCGGTAGAAGGCATTGAAGAGACGGTTGGAAATATGCGGGAGATGATCGTGTGGGCGACATTGTTCGGCATTTTACTGTGTACAGCGATGGTATCCTATCTCTCCTGGACGATTTCCCGACCGTTAAAGCGAATTGATGATGTTGCGTTGCAAATCGAACGAGGCAATTATAAACAGCGTGTTATCGTAGAGACGGAGGATGAAATCGGTGACCTGGCACGGACAATCAATCGAATGGCCAGCACGCTTGATCATATAGAAACGGAGCGAACCGATTTCGAAAAAACCCGTCAGGACTTTTTTGCCAACGTATCTCATGAGCTAAGAACACCGCTTACCGCGATGCAAGGATTTTTGGAAGCGCTGCAGGACGGACTGGTCGTTGATGAAATGTCACGTCAAAAGTACTACGATGTAATGTACAAAGAGACAATGCATATGAGTCGGCTCGTCAATGATTTGCTTGAGTTGGTACGTCTTGAGAAGCATGAAGTAAATCTAGTGAAGCGACCAATTGATATGGATTCGTTTTTGCGCCGAATCGTCTTTATGTTTAAGGAAGAAGCGGCCAAGCGGAATCTGGAGCTGCATCTGGATGTAGTGGTTCCGCTCCCTGCGATTATCGCTGATCCTCATCGTATTGAGCAGATTTTCATCAATCTCGTGAACAATGCGCTGAAGTTTACTGAGCAAGGGTCTGTTACTTTACGGGCTTGGGAGAAATCCGGCGGCATAGAGGTATGTGTAGAAGATACCGGTGTCGGCATTTCTGAGCATGATGTCGAGCTTATCTGGGAACGATTTTTCAAAGCTGATCGGGTACGCTCCCGTAAAGAAATGGGTACAGGTCTTGGTCTGGCTATTGTTAAAGAACTCGTAACGTTGCATCATGGAACAATTGCTGTAGATAGCAGGGTAGGCGAAGGCACGAAATTCACGGTATGGTTACCGGGTGAGACAGAACAAGAATAA